AGGGTGTGAAGCATGGCGTTCGAGGTCGAAGCAGCGACTCTGCATACCGCCGCGAGTGACGTGCGGTCCACGCGCAGCGAGGTCGACGGCGAGCTGAAGAAGCTGTGGAACGTCGTGGACGACCTGGCCATCGCCTGGAAGGGGCAGGCGTCCACCGGCTTCCAGTCGCTGATGACGCGCTGGAACGAGGACACGGTCAAGCTGCTGACGGCGATGGACAACATCGCCGACCTGCTCGACAAGTCGGGTACGACGCACCAGGTCAACGACGAAGAGCAGCAGCAGATGCTGGACAAGTTCCACTCTGCTCTCAACCCGTGATCCGCCGAGACGAGCAGGGGAGGAATCAATGAGCATCAAGGTCGATTACGCGGTCCTCGAGAGCGCGAACCAGCAGATGCAGTCCATCTCGAAGACCATCGACGAGAAGCTGGACACGCTGCGGTCGATGCTGTCGAAGCTCCAGTGGGACGGTGAGGACCGGGCCGCCTACGAGCAGCACCAGGCGCAGTGGGACACCGCTGTCCGCGACATCAACCGCATCCTCAACGAGATCGGTGGCGCGGTCGGCGTGGCGCGCGAGAACTACGTCTCCACCGAGATGAGCAACGCCAGGGTGTGGGGCTGAGATAATCAGCCGTCGCGGCTCCGGTCCGGTTCGACCGGACCGGAGCCGCACTGCGTTGTCGCCGGTCGAGGTCCTGGGAGTGTCATGCGTACGGGGAAGTCTCTGCGGTCCACCGTGGCCGTGCTGGCCCTGGTGGCCACGACCGGCACGGCACCGTTGGTGGCGCCGGCTCCGGCCCGCGCCGACACGGTGCGCGGCCTGCAGTGGTATCTCGACTCGCTCAAGATCCCCCAGGCCCACAAGATCACCAAGGGGCGCGGGGTCACCGTCGCCGTGCTCGACAGTGGCGTCGATCCCGGCGTCCCGGACCTGCGCGGTCA
This genomic interval from Micromonospora coxensis contains the following:
- a CDS encoding WXG100 family type VII secretion target, with translation MAFEVEAATLHTAASDVRSTRSEVDGELKKLWNVVDDLAIAWKGQASTGFQSLMTRWNEDTVKLLTAMDNIADLLDKSGTTHQVNDEEQQQMLDKFHSALNP
- a CDS encoding WXG100 family type VII secretion target; this translates as MSIKVDYAVLESANQQMQSISKTIDEKLDTLRSMLSKLQWDGEDRAAYEQHQAQWDTAVRDINRILNEIGGAVGVARENYVSTEMSNARVWG